Genomic DNA from Candidatus Paceibacterota bacterium:
TCGCAGAATAGTTTGGATCGCCTCAGTAATTACTTCCGGATGATTGTTAAGATCTTCTTTTATTTTAATTTCGTTTATAGTAATTTTACTAAGTCCCTTAAGGAGTGAAGTATAAGCTACATATGAATGTCCAAAAGCCGTACCAAAAGCGCGTTCCACAGTAGAGTCCGAAAGATCCCGTTGTAGACGAGAAATAGGCAATTTTCTAGCAAAAAATTCAAAAAGCGCATTGGCTAAGCCGAGATTCCCCTCGCTATTTTCAAAATCGATAGGATTTATTTTATGGGGCATAGTTGAAGAGCCGACTTCCCCTCCCTTCACTTTTTGAGTTATCCAATTGTCGGAAATATATCTCCACATATCTTGATTGAGATCGATAAGCATGTTGTTCATTCTCTTGAAACGATCAAACAGCTCAATATAAGAATCATGAGGTTCGATTTGGGTTGTGACTGAATTTAATTCAAGTTTGAATGTTAAATCTTTATTTAAATCTTTGATGAAATCTTCGGAAAATTTTACCCAATCGATTTTTGGAAAAGCTACTGCATGCGCATTATAATTTCCGGAAGCACCGCTCATTTTTACCATTATTTTTTGCCCGAGCAAATGATCCAAACCTCGTCCGAGCCTGGAAGCAAACACATTTATTTCTTTGCCGAAAGTGGTGGGGCTTGCCGGCTGACCATGAGTACGCGCAAGCATAGGTAAATATTTATGATTCTTAGCCAAAAGCTCGAGTTCCTTATTTATTTCTTTTAACGCAGGCATCAAGACATTTGCGACAGATTCGCTCAATATTAATCCATAAGCAAGATTGTTTGTATCATCGGAAGTAAGGGCAAAATGCACCCATTCTATGCTGTCTTTTAAAGACGTCTTTGAAAGTTCATTTTTTATAAAATATTCAACTGCTTTTACATCATGATTGGTCGCCCTTTCTATTTCTTTTATTTTTTTATATGAAATCTCATCAAATTTTTCGTAAAGATTTTTAACTATTTTTATTTCGTTTGGCAAAAACTTACGAAATATTTTATTCTCTGATAAAGCAATTAAATATTCTGCTTCTATTTTTACTCGGTACTTCATCAATGCTTCCTCAGAAAAATACTGTACCAGTGCGCGAGTCTTTTCAAAATATCTTCCATCAAGTGGGTTTATGGAATTTTCTATTGTTTTATATTTCATTTTTTATTTCGTATTTTTTTAAATTACTTGCAATTCTTTTTGCAATATCCCCTATTTCGACTTTAAAAGGAATACCGGTAATTTGTTCGCAAATTCGGATGTATCGGCTGGATAATTCTTTTACCATTTCGATCGGTGCTTCCGGCAAAATTTTGTCTTTATAAGGGTCGGAATTATTTTTAAACCATAAACGCAAAAATTCTTTATCAAAATTTTCCGGTTCTAAGCCTTGGTCTATCTTGCCTTGGTATGAATTTGCTTGCCAATATCTAGAAGAATCCGGAGTGTGAATTTCATCCACCAATACTATTTCATTATTTTCATCCAAGCCGAATTCGTATTTCGTATCTACTAAAATCAAACCGTGAGCTAATGCAATTTCTTCTCCGCGTTTGAATAATTTTAAAGAAATATCAGCAATTTTTTCCCATTGCTCTTTTGTCATATACCCGCCATCGATTATATCTCTACTTGAAAGCGGTCGGTCGTGCTCTTCGTGTTTGGTGGTAGGCGTCAAGACGACTTTATCCAATCTCTGATTTTTCTTCATACCATCAGGTAAAACAAAATCTCCGAAATCTCTTTGACCTCTTTGATATAAAGTCCAAAGGGAGGTTCCTGTAACTCCGGTAATGAACGCTCTCGGTACGACTTCTACAGGAAAAACTTTACACTTTTTGCCTACCACTACATTCGGGTCTGGAAAATCTATTACATGATTTTTCACGATATCCTTTGTGTTTTCAAACCAAAAACGGCTAACCTGGGTCAGCACCTGTCCTTTGCAAGGTATCAACGCAAGGTTGCGGTCAAAAGCGGAATACCTATCTGTAGAAATTAAAATTACTTTATCATCCTGGGTATACACGTCTCTCACCTTACCGACATATTTTTCTCCCAAGTTTTTGAAATCCGTTTTTTCTAAAATATTCATTTATTTATATTAAAATTACTTTTCCTTCTCCTTTAATAATTTTACCAATTTCATATATTTTAAAATTCGGATATTTTTTAAAAATTTCTGTAATTTTTGTTTTTTCTGATAGTTCCGAAACCAGAACCATTCCAATTCCCATATTGAAGGCGGTATACATTTCTTGTTCACTAACATTACCAATTTTTTGTAAGAAAGGAAAAATGGGAAGAACTGGCCATGAACCTTTT
This window encodes:
- the purB gene encoding adenylosuccinate lyase, with the translated sequence MKYKTIENSINPLDGRYFEKTRALVQYFSEEALMKYRVKIEAEYLIALSENKIFRKFLPNEIKIVKNLYEKFDEISYKKIKEIERATNHDVKAVEYFIKNELSKTSLKDSIEWVHFALTSDDTNNLAYGLILSESVANVLMPALKEINKELELLAKNHKYLPMLARTHGQPASPTTFGKEINVFASRLGRGLDHLLGQKIMVKMSGASGNYNAHAVAFPKIDWVKFSEDFIKDLNKDLTFKLELNSVTTQIEPHDSYIELFDRFKRMNNMLIDLNQDMWRYISDNWITQKVKGGEVGSSTMPHKINPIDFENSEGNLGLANALFEFFARKLPISRLQRDLSDSTVERAFGTAFGHSYVAYTSLLKGLSKITINEIKIKEDLNNHPEVITEAIQTILRREGVAMPYEKLKELTRGKQITLADIHEFIKSLDVNEKIKKELLTITPENYTGLASKLASK
- a CDS encoding phosphoribosylaminoimidazolesuccinocarboxamide synthase, translated to MNILEKTDFKNLGEKYVGKVRDVYTQDDKVILISTDRYSAFDRNLALIPCKGQVLTQVSRFWFENTKDIVKNHVIDFPDPNVVVGKKCKVFPVEVVPRAFITGVTGTSLWTLYQRGQRDFGDFVLPDGMKKNQRLDKVVLTPTTKHEEHDRPLSSRDIIDGGYMTKEQWEKIADISLKLFKRGEEIALAHGLILVDTKYEFGLDENNEIVLVDEIHTPDSSRYWQANSYQGKIDQGLEPENFDKEFLRLWFKNNSDPYKDKILPEAPIEMVKELSSRYIRICEQITGIPFKVEIGDIAKRIASNLKKYEIKNEI